The Setaria italica strain Yugu1 chromosome IX, Setaria_italica_v2.0, whole genome shotgun sequence genome has a window encoding:
- the LOC101775944 gene encoding uncharacterized protein LOC101775944 gives MGRSGESAGARRQFGSMDEFWGFYLSQHSKPGTRRWHFLGTLASLACAALAAATGRAAPLLAAPVLGYGMAWYSHFFVEGNRPATFGHPVWSFLCDYRMFGLILTDRIDAELVRLRIQPPPDDPATPSHQD, from the coding sequence ATGGGGAGGAGCGGCGAGTCGGCGGGGGCGAGGCGGCAGTTCGGGAGCATGGACGAGTTCTGGGGCTTCTACCTGAGCCAGCACTCCAAGCCGGGGACGCGGCGGTGGCACTTCCTCGGCACCCTGGCCTCGCTCGCCTGCGCGGCGCTCGCGGCCGCCacgggccgcgccgcgcccctccTCGCGGCGCCCGTGCTCGGGTACGGCATGGCGTGGTACAGCCACTTCTTCGTGGAGGGCAACCGCCCCGCCACGTTCGGCCACCCCGTGTGGTCCTTTCTCTGCGATTACCGCATGTTCGGGCTGATCCTCACCGACCGGATCGACGCCGAGCTCGTCCGGCTCCGCATCCAGCCTCCGCCCGACGACCCGGCGACCCCTTCGCACCAGGACTGA
- the LOC101775264 gene encoding uncharacterized protein LOC101775264: MSRPNRSDAHLSPEDEAAREAEVRGYFDDAAPKRHTKPSRSEHSPVYADAIVPDSSHPELDKFQDLEAHTERLVYEGGKVGEEFVETEYYKDLGGVGKQHHTTGTGFIGMDRDKGASFKLSEDPDAAERHASCKGNPATNEWIPSADTVYPASDKPSRSDS; this comes from the exons atgTCGAGGCCGAACCGGAGCGACGCGCACCTGTCGCCGGAGGacgaggcggcgcgggaggccgaGGTGCGGGGGTACTTCGACGACGCGGCGCCCAAGCGCCACACCAAGCCCTCCCGCAGCGAGCACTCCCCGGTGTACGCCGACGCGATCGTCCCGGACAGCTCCCACCCGGAGCTCGACAAGTTCCAAGACCTCGAAGCCCACACCGAG AGGTTGGTGTACGAGGGCGGCAAGGTCGGGGAGGAGTTCGTGGAGACGGAGTACTACAAGGATCTCGGCGGCGTCGGCAAGCAGCACCACACG ACCGGAACAGGCTTCATCGGGATGGACAGAGACAAGGGCGCCTCTTTCAAACTGTCCGAAGACCCCGATGCAGCGGAGCGCCATGCTTCTTGCAAGGGGAACCCTGCCACCAACGAATGGATCCCGTCGGCTGACACG GTGTATCCGGCGTCAGACAAGCCGAGCAGAAGCGACAGCTGA